In one Drosophila gunungcola strain Sukarami chromosome 2R unlocalized genomic scaffold, Dgunungcola_SK_2 000004F, whole genome shotgun sequence genomic region, the following are encoded:
- the LOC128253640 gene encoding uncharacterized protein LOC128253640 produces MERLKNIVVLLILILPPFYWSSVGYSHQHPGFVQRLQIKPGCLQVPQKYTEATTPTPTIIFSSLEEVNSREAD; encoded by the coding sequence ATGGAACGCTTAAAGAATATTGTGGTTTTGCTGATTTTAATATTGCCTCCGTTTTATTGGAGCTCTGTCGGATATAGTCACCAACATCCTGGCTTTGTCCAACGCTTGCAGATTAAGCCCGGTTGTTTGCAGGTGCCTCAGAAATACACCGAAGCGACAACTCCGACACCAACAATAATCTTTTCTTCGCTGGAGGAGGTCAACAGCAGAGAAGCAGATTAA
- the LOC128253641 gene encoding uncharacterized protein LOC128253641 yields MSSNWIHLLGLLAVFLFVTLAAGDPFPFDERRHRGWNPRPGSMPQIPTTPPFNPYG; encoded by the coding sequence ATGTCTTCTAATTGGATTCACCTTCTGGGACTGCTGGCAGTGTTCCTTTTCGTAACCCTGGCTGCAGGAGATCCATTTCCCTTCGACGAGAGACGCCACAGAGGCTGGAACCCAAGGCCTGGATCGATGCCGCAGATTCCCACCACCCCACCTTTCAATCCTTACGGATAa